The following proteins are encoded in a genomic region of Hoeflea phototrophica DFL-43:
- a CDS encoding DUF1499 domain-containing protein: MLALMAVLLHRLAILALPNAVAVILIATFLAMLVFGLAVIGFIMLWHIGAKGGHASFSGMVMALLVLVPVGLAAARYVTLPALHDVSTDIEDPPQWLEPPPFVASWLLRSDEVDPATRNLQLQAYPSVTGRRYEGAIDRVLPAVNAVAADAKWVLVANIGAETLFDGLEENLADEEDEEAASGEADPSRAPVPVPRPGVESDWLEPLPTFAVLQYRTRTLVLGIPQDVLVRLSEEEETTFVDMRAATRDGNHDLGLNAELITRFLRDLDVRLLGIAGG, encoded by the coding sequence ATGCTCGCGCTGATGGCAGTGCTGTTGCATCGGCTGGCGATACTGGCCTTGCCGAACGCGGTAGCGGTTATCCTGATTGCCACATTCCTCGCGATGCTGGTGTTCGGTCTCGCGGTGATCGGCTTTATCATGCTCTGGCACATTGGAGCCAAGGGCGGTCATGCATCTTTCAGCGGCATGGTCATGGCGCTTCTGGTGCTTGTTCCTGTCGGTCTTGCCGCGGCGCGCTATGTGACGCTTCCTGCGCTGCATGATGTTTCCACCGACATTGAAGATCCACCTCAATGGCTTGAGCCTCCGCCTTTTGTTGCGTCCTGGCTGCTGCGCTCGGATGAGGTGGATCCTGCGACGCGAAATCTTCAATTGCAGGCCTACCCGAGTGTCACCGGTCGCCGTTATGAAGGCGCTATCGACAGGGTCCTGCCGGCGGTCAACGCCGTCGCCGCAGACGCCAAATGGGTTCTTGTCGCCAATATCGGCGCAGAGACCCTGTTTGATGGTCTTGAGGAAAATCTGGCAGACGAAGAGGATGAAGAGGCCGCCAGCGGTGAAGCCGATCCGTCGCGCGCGCCGGTGCCCGTCCCCCGGCCCGGTGTCGAGAGTGACTGGTTGGAGCCGCTTCCCACCTTTGCCGTACTTCAGTACCGCACCAGGACCCTGGTTCTGGGCATCCCGCAGGATGTGCTTGTGCGCCTCTCTGAGGAAGAGGAAACCACCTTCGTCGACATGCGCGCAGCAACCCGCGACGGCAATCATGATCTTGGTTTGAACGCAGAGCTGATCACCCGGTTCCTGCGCGACCTCGATGTACGGTTGCTGGGGATTGCCGGAGGCTGA
- a CDS encoding YeeE/YedE family protein has translation MDLVPLIDLIGEPQTALVGGLALGLAFGVFAQRSRFCTRSAVLAAMGDSDIKPLATWTAGFAAAILAVQWLLFADQIDVAETRFFSTAQSLSGAIIGGLVFGIGMVLARGCVSRLMVLGASGNLRGVFSIAIVALTALATYSGLLVPLRDLIGGVWSTAAIGGNDLLAHLGAGQSTGLAIGGVLTAIALGLALKAKLSLWRLFGGAAIGLTVAVGWYFTWQLSTQVFEPIQAESLSFIRPLATTGELALGNGFAGLDQGVLIGAVLGAFLAALVSGEFRIATFAEPGTPSIWRYAAGSVLMGFGGILAVGCTIGAGLTGGSVLAVSSLVGLASMMAGAALARFALRASETQQSGSASIVPAE, from the coding sequence ATGGACCTCGTTCCCCTGATCGATCTTATCGGTGAGCCGCAAACTGCGTTGGTTGGCGGCCTCGCGCTCGGCCTCGCTTTCGGCGTGTTCGCACAGCGCAGCCGTTTCTGCACCCGTTCGGCGGTGCTTGCGGCAATGGGTGACAGCGACATCAAGCCTCTGGCCACCTGGACAGCCGGCTTCGCCGCCGCGATCCTGGCGGTTCAGTGGCTGTTGTTCGCTGACCAGATCGATGTTGCGGAAACCCGCTTTTTCTCCACCGCTCAAAGCCTCTCGGGCGCCATCATCGGCGGCCTGGTGTTCGGCATCGGAATGGTGCTGGCGCGCGGATGCGTGTCCCGGCTGATGGTGCTGGGCGCTTCGGGCAATCTGCGCGGGGTCTTCTCGATCGCGATAGTCGCGCTGACCGCGCTGGCCACTTACAGTGGTTTGCTGGTGCCGCTGCGCGATCTCATCGGGGGTGTCTGGAGCACCGCCGCCATCGGCGGCAATGACCTGCTCGCCCATCTCGGTGCCGGCCAGTCAACCGGCCTTGCAATCGGGGGCGTGCTGACTGCAATTGCGCTTGGGCTGGCCCTCAAGGCAAAGCTGTCGCTCTGGCGTTTGTTTGGCGGTGCCGCAATCGGCCTGACTGTGGCCGTCGGCTGGTACTTTACCTGGCAACTTTCAACACAGGTGTTCGAGCCGATCCAGGCCGAGAGCCTGTCCTTCATCCGCCCGCTTGCCACCACCGGCGAACTGGCGCTGGGCAACGGCTTTGCCGGGCTTGATCAGGGCGTGTTGATTGGCGCGGTTCTGGGCGCATTCCTGGCGGCCCTGGTTTCGGGCGAGTTCCGCATCGCGACCTTCGCCGAACCCGGCACGCCCTCGATCTGGCGCTATGCAGCCGGCTCGGTACTGATGGGATTCGGCGGCATTCTCGCCGTCGGCTGCACCATCGGGGCAGGCCTGACAGGTGGCTCTGTTCTGGCGGTTTCCTCGCTTGTGGGATTGGCGTCAATGATGGCTGGAGCGGCGCTGGCCAGGTTCGCGCTTCGCGCTTCTGAAACGCAGCAGTCCGGCTCAGCCTCCATTGTTCCCGCCGAATAG
- the ppdK gene encoding pyruvate, phosphate dikinase, protein MTKWVYTFGDGQAEGSAGDRNLLGGKGANLAEMCNLGLPVPPGLTITTEACVWYYENGRKMPDGLEKAVTDALIQVGEIAGRRFGDPEKPLLLSVRSGARASMPGMMDTVLNLGLNDATVAAVARASGDERFALDSYRRFIQMYGDVVMGLDHEVFEEILEDEKARLGHELDTDVSAAEWREIIARYMAVIEEELGVPFPQDPHQQLWGAIGAVFASWMNARAITYRQLHDIPASWGTAVNVQAMVFGNLGDTSATGVAFTRNPSTGANELYGEFLVNAQGEDVVAGIRTPQSITEASRIAAGSDRPSLEKLMPEAFGEFLGICDRLERHYRDMQDLEFTIERGKLWMLQTRSGKRTAKAALKAAVDMAEEGLITREEAVLRVDPASLDQLLHPTIDPHARRDVIASGLPASPGAATGEIVFTSDEAVEAVKAGRKVILVRVETSPEDIHGMHAAEGILTSRGGMTSHAAVVARGMGTPCVSGAGGLRIDGRNGTLVALGTTLKAGDVITLDGSTGQVLKGAVAMLQPELSGDFGQIMEWADATRRMKVRTNAETPADARAARSFGAEGIGLCRTEHMFFEGDRITAMREMILADAEDGRRAALAKLLPMQRSDFIELFEIMKGLPVTIRLLDPPLHEFLPKTDAEIAEVAGLIGVSVEKLSQRVDELHEFNPMLGHRGCRLAISYPEIAEMQARAIFEAAVEAAKSTGAPVVPEIMVPLVGLREELDFVKARIDAVAKEIIGEAGVGIEYLVGTMIELPRAAIRAHAIAEVAEFFSFGTNDLTQTTFGISRDDASSFLMTYQQKGIIEQDPFVTLDIDGVGELVRIASEKGRATRPDIKLGICGEHGGDPASVRFCESIGLDYVSCSPFRVPIARLAAAQAAIAKKPTA, encoded by the coding sequence ATGACCAAATGGGTCTACACTTTCGGTGACGGGCAGGCGGAAGGTTCGGCGGGGGATCGCAACCTCCTGGGCGGCAAGGGCGCCAATCTTGCCGAGATGTGCAATCTTGGCCTTCCGGTGCCACCGGGCCTGACCATCACCACCGAGGCCTGCGTCTGGTACTACGAAAACGGGCGCAAAATGCCCGATGGCCTGGAGAAGGCCGTTACCGACGCATTGATCCAGGTTGGTGAGATTGCCGGCCGTCGTTTTGGTGATCCCGAAAAGCCATTGCTTCTTTCGGTGCGCTCGGGAGCCCGCGCCTCGATGCCCGGCATGATGGATACCGTCCTCAATCTCGGTCTCAACGATGCCACGGTGGCAGCAGTTGCGCGTGCATCCGGCGACGAGCGGTTTGCGTTGGACAGCTACCGTCGCTTTATCCAGATGTATGGCGATGTGGTTATGGGCCTCGATCACGAGGTGTTCGAGGAAATCCTCGAAGATGAGAAGGCTCGTCTTGGTCATGAGCTGGACACCGATGTGAGCGCAGCTGAATGGCGCGAGATCATCGCCCGTTACATGGCGGTCATCGAGGAAGAACTCGGTGTGCCGTTCCCGCAGGATCCGCACCAGCAGCTTTGGGGCGCGATCGGCGCGGTCTTTGCAAGCTGGATGAATGCGCGCGCCATCACCTACCGGCAGCTCCACGACATCCCCGCATCATGGGGAACAGCGGTCAATGTCCAGGCGATGGTGTTCGGCAATCTCGGCGACACATCGGCGACCGGCGTGGCCTTTACCCGCAACCCGTCGACCGGCGCCAATGAGCTGTATGGCGAATTCCTGGTCAACGCCCAGGGCGAGGATGTTGTCGCCGGGATCCGCACTCCGCAGTCGATCACCGAAGCCTCGCGCATCGCTGCCGGCTCGGACCGGCCGTCGCTCGAAAAACTCATGCCCGAAGCGTTCGGCGAGTTTCTCGGTATCTGCGACCGGCTCGAGCGGCACTACCGCGACATGCAGGATCTGGAGTTCACCATCGAGCGCGGCAAATTGTGGATGCTGCAGACCCGTTCGGGCAAGCGCACCGCGAAGGCAGCGTTGAAGGCCGCCGTCGACATGGCCGAAGAGGGGCTGATCACCCGCGAGGAGGCGGTGTTGCGCGTCGATCCTGCGTCGCTCGACCAGCTTCTGCATCCGACAATTGATCCCCATGCGCGCCGCGATGTGATCGCTTCGGGCCTTCCCGCGTCTCCCGGTGCTGCAACTGGCGAGATTGTTTTCACCTCCGACGAGGCAGTCGAAGCCGTCAAGGCCGGCCGCAAGGTGATCCTGGTGCGGGTCGAAACCAGCCCGGAAGACATTCATGGCATGCACGCCGCCGAGGGCATCCTGACCTCGCGCGGCGGCATGACCAGCCACGCCGCCGTCGTGGCACGCGGCATGGGCACGCCCTGTGTCTCCGGTGCCGGCGGTTTGCGCATCGACGGCCGCAATGGAACCCTGGTGGCTCTTGGGACGACCCTGAAAGCCGGTGATGTGATCACATTGGATGGTTCGACCGGGCAGGTGCTCAAAGGCGCGGTCGCGATGCTGCAGCCTGAACTCTCGGGCGATTTCGGCCAGATCATGGAATGGGCCGATGCAACGCGGCGCATGAAGGTGCGCACCAATGCCGAAACCCCTGCCGATGCCCGTGCCGCGCGCTCGTTCGGGGCCGAAGGTATTGGCCTGTGCCGCACCGAGCACATGTTCTTTGAGGGCGACCGCATCACCGCCATGCGCGAGATGATCCTGGCCGACGCCGAAGATGGCCGCCGCGCGGCACTCGCCAAGCTTTTGCCGATGCAGCGTTCCGATTTCATCGAGCTGTTCGAGATCATGAAGGGGCTGCCGGTCACGATCCGGTTGCTCGATCCGCCGCTGCACGAATTCCTGCCCAAGACCGACGCGGAAATCGCAGAAGTTGCCGGTCTCATCGGCGTCTCGGTTGAGAAGCTCAGCCAACGGGTCGATGAACTGCATGAATTCAACCCGATGCTGGGCCATCGCGGCTGCCGGCTGGCGATCTCCTATCCCGAAATTGCCGAGATGCAGGCCCGTGCCATTTTCGAGGCCGCCGTCGAGGCAGCCAAATCCACCGGCGCGCCGGTGGTGCCTGAAATCATGGTCCCGCTGGTCGGCCTTCGTGAGGAGCTCGATTTCGTCAAGGCGCGGATCGATGCCGTGGCCAAGGAGATCATCGGCGAGGCGGGTGTCGGCATTGAATATCTGGTTGGCACCATGATCGAATTGCCGCGGGCCGCCATCCGTGCCCATGCGATTGCGGAAGTGGCCGAATTCTTCTCCTTCGGCACCAACGACCTGACCCAGACCACCTTCGGGATTTCGCGCGATGACGCCTCGTCCTTCCTGATGACCTATCAGCAAAAGGGCATCATCGAGCAGGACCCGTTCGTTACGCTGGACATCGACGGTGTCGGCGAACTGGTGCGGATCGCTTCCGAGAAGGGCAGGGCCACCCGGCCCGACATCAAGCTCGGCATCTGTGGCGAGCATGGCGGTGATCCGGCATCTGTCCGCTTCTGCGAATCCATCGGGCTTGACTATGTCAGTTGCTCGCCCTTCCGTGTGCCCATTGCCCGCTTGGCCGCAGCCCAGGCTGCCATTGCGAAGAAGCCAACGGCCTGA
- a CDS encoding MBL fold metallo-hydrolase, protein MARGCFRVSRPWHDLEQNVSDPEFDRAFEPSHGKAVPAADNVLRVTAPNSGPLTFHGTNSYIVGRETLAVIDPGPEDESHWRALKTAIGDRPVSHIFVTHTHRDHSPLASRLKAETGAIVVAEGPHRSARPLYTGEVNPLKESSDMEFTPDIAAAHGAITQGDRWAIETLHTPGHTANHAAFALQGTGIVFSGDHVMAWATSIIAPPDGAMSDFMASLDMLLGRDDQRYLPGHGGAVKEPRKFVRALKTHRRMREQAVLSRVGKGDRLISEMVAAIYRDTDPRLHGAAALSVLAHLEDLVGRGAVVTDGPPSINGEYQPG, encoded by the coding sequence ATGGCACGTGGCTGTTTCCGGGTCTCAAGGCCCTGGCACGATCTGGAGCAAAATGTGAGCGACCCTGAATTCGATCGGGCCTTTGAGCCTTCCCACGGCAAGGCTGTGCCGGCGGCAGACAATGTGTTGCGGGTGACTGCACCCAATTCCGGTCCACTGACCTTTCACGGCACAAACAGCTACATCGTCGGGCGCGAGACCCTGGCAGTGATCGATCCAGGACCCGAGGACGAGAGCCATTGGCGGGCGCTCAAAACGGCGATCGGTGACCGCCCGGTCAGCCACATCTTTGTCACCCACACCCATCGTGATCATTCGCCCCTTGCGTCGCGGCTCAAAGCCGAAACCGGCGCGATTGTGGTGGCTGAAGGCCCGCACAGATCCGCGCGGCCGCTCTACACCGGGGAGGTCAACCCGCTCAAGGAAAGCTCCGACATGGAGTTTACACCCGACATCGCCGCCGCCCATGGCGCAATCACTCAGGGCGACCGCTGGGCGATCGAGACATTGCACACGCCCGGCCACACCGCAAACCATGCCGCGTTTGCGCTTCAAGGCACCGGGATCGTGTTTTCCGGCGACCATGTGATGGCCTGGGCGACTTCGATCATTGCGCCGCCCGATGGTGCGATGAGCGACTTCATGGCCTCGCTCGACATGCTCCTGGGGCGTGACGACCAGCGCTACCTGCCCGGTCATGGTGGCGCGGTGAAAGAGCCGCGCAAATTTGTTCGCGCGCTCAAGACCCACAGGCGCATGCGTGAACAGGCTGTGCTCTCCAGGGTCGGCAAGGGCGACCGGCTGATCAGCGAGATGGTGGCAGCGATCTACCGCGACACCGATCCCCGGCTTCACGGGGCAGCGGCACTCTCGGTGCTGGCCCATCTGGAAGATCTTGTCGGCCGCGGCGCGGTGGTGACCGACGGACCGCCCTCCATCAATGGCGAATATCAGCCGGGCTAG
- a CDS encoding LysR family transcriptional regulator, with protein MESLPPLTSLLAFEAFYRTGSVTEAADRLGRTHGAVSKQLHSLQDHTGTVLFTKQGSGIELTSEGRTFARIVARALDEMRTGWSELAADSANRPVRILASATFARSWLIPVIARFNAEYPHIDVSIRLVGPNGSLDYEGRADLTFSYNRVFSPGHWHGAVSLGDVEMGPVLSPDYPHTHADGVLSVQTRIDRNGNESDWENWSRLTGVTVQARKEQVFDHSYLTFQAARNGMGIAMAARFLVSGMIETGELIAPLGFVRFEGGLLVRPLWRQEQRPNPDALVLLDWLKANAKP; from the coding sequence ATGGAGTCTCTGCCGCCACTGACCAGCCTGCTAGCCTTTGAGGCATTTTACCGCACGGGTTCCGTCACCGAAGCGGCGGATCGGCTGGGAAGAACCCACGGAGCCGTGTCAAAACAACTGCATTCGCTGCAGGACCACACCGGTACAGTGTTGTTCACCAAACAGGGAAGCGGAATAGAACTCACATCAGAGGGTCGCACATTCGCAAGGATTGTGGCCCGCGCGCTTGATGAGATGCGCACCGGCTGGAGCGAACTTGCCGCCGATAGCGCCAACCGGCCGGTGCGGATTCTGGCCAGCGCGACCTTCGCCCGCTCGTGGCTGATACCCGTGATCGCCCGATTCAATGCCGAATATCCGCATATTGACGTTTCGATCCGGCTCGTCGGCCCCAATGGCAGCCTCGATTATGAAGGCAGGGCGGATCTGACCTTTTCCTACAACCGGGTATTCAGTCCCGGCCATTGGCATGGCGCTGTTTCTTTGGGTGACGTGGAAATGGGGCCGGTCCTGTCTCCTGACTATCCACACACACATGCCGATGGTGTGTTGTCGGTCCAGACCCGCATTGACCGCAATGGCAACGAAAGCGATTGGGAAAACTGGAGCCGCTTGACTGGTGTAACCGTCCAGGCGCGCAAGGAACAGGTCTTCGACCATTCCTATCTGACCTTTCAGGCCGCCCGGAACGGTATGGGGATCGCCATGGCTGCGCGGTTTCTCGTGTCAGGCATGATCGAGACCGGCGAGCTGATTGCCCCGCTGGGCTTTGTCCGTTTCGAGGGCGGCCTGCTGGTTCGCCCCCTCTGGCGGCAAGAACAGCGCCCCAATCCGGATGCACTGGTACTGCTCGACTGGCTCAAGGCAAATGCAAAACCCTGA